From the Hydrogenothermus marinus genome, the window GGTGCCAGTAGCAATAGAAGAGCAAATGAGATTTGCTATTAGAGAAGGTGGAAGAACTGTTGGTGCTGGTGTTGTTACTGAAATTATTGAGTAAGAGGTGAGAGATGGAGCACGAA encodes:
- a CDS encoding EF-Tu C-terminal domain-related protein, with the protein product VPVAIEEQMRFAIREGGRTVGAGVVTEIIE